The proteins below come from a single Crossiella sp. CA-258035 genomic window:
- a CDS encoding ParA family protein produces the protein MPKIILVTKFKGGVGATHACALLAHGLAVGDPTLYADLEPQGDGAQILAVPLGAAGTVKDFVFNTRPHAEVLREIPTSARGYYVAPDPELNRPTGLPLYDPDRLRRAADSAGITWVVVDAVKLPDPRTLAVLAGADLVLCVVANAFGIRTLAHGHAQLARRARPGAVFTLVDRIRKDRSEMLLLDDLVGHPDFARFRLCPVHIGHDGWVAHAVRHRRSPFAVGNAQATHHASAELAAWVRGRLA, from the coding sequence ATGCCAAAGATCATCTTGGTGACGAAGTTCAAGGGCGGGGTCGGAGCCACCCACGCGTGCGCGCTACTGGCGCACGGTCTGGCCGTCGGCGACCCGACGCTGTACGCGGATCTCGAACCCCAGGGCGACGGCGCACAGATCCTGGCTGTACCTCTCGGTGCCGCCGGGACGGTCAAGGACTTCGTGTTCAACACTCGGCCGCACGCCGAGGTGCTACGCGAGATCCCGACCTCGGCCCGCGGCTACTACGTCGCGCCCGACCCGGAACTCAACCGCCCAACCGGACTGCCGCTGTACGACCCGGACCGGCTGCGGCGGGCCGCCGACAGCGCCGGGATCACCTGGGTCGTGGTGGACGCCGTGAAGTTGCCGGACCCGCGGACGCTGGCGGTGCTCGCCGGCGCGGACCTGGTGCTGTGCGTTGTCGCCAACGCCTTCGGCATCCGCACCCTCGCCCACGGACACGCGCAGCTGGCCCGGCGGGCGCGGCCCGGCGCCGTGTTCACCCTCGTCGACCGGATCCGCAAGGACCGCAGCGAGATGCTGCTGCTGGATGACCTGGTCGGACATCCCGACTTTGCGCGGTTCCGCTTGTGCCCCGTCCACATTGGACACGACGGCTGGGTCGCACACGCGGTTCGGCACCGCCGCAGCCCCTTCGCCGTAGGCAATGCCCAAGCTACCCACCACGCCTCCGCCGAGCTGGCCGCGTGGGTCCGAGGCAGGCTGGCATGA
- a CDS encoding Crp/Fnr family transcriptional regulator gives MQDNDQTTFSLSQFQQSVRNSCLLRGLDEEQVELLAAEMMTISVPAGSTIYREGEPADDLYVVAAGKVKISQYLGKKAWQLKDLLGPGEMFGSGIELDRGLRTATATAATGGIVWCIRYSTLDKWTAQEPEIRREMQAEMSRRAMNHRNRRDDQVTLSVAARLAKLFLDMGKRFGTPVGEAISLKHHLSHVELGDLIGASRTAVHGAMAELVRNKLISQRRHGADLLDLQALARLAD, from the coding sequence ATGCAGGACAACGACCAAACCACGTTCAGCCTAAGTCAGTTCCAGCAGTCCGTGAGAAACTCGTGCCTGCTACGCGGGCTCGATGAGGAGCAGGTCGAGTTGTTGGCGGCCGAGATGATGACGATCTCGGTGCCAGCAGGAAGCACCATCTACCGAGAGGGCGAACCCGCAGACGACCTCTACGTGGTCGCTGCTGGCAAGGTCAAGATCAGTCAGTACCTGGGTAAAAAAGCCTGGCAACTGAAGGATCTGCTGGGGCCGGGCGAGATGTTCGGTTCCGGGATCGAGCTCGACCGCGGTCTTCGTACTGCGACGGCGACCGCGGCCACCGGCGGCATCGTGTGGTGTATCCGTTACTCCACACTGGACAAGTGGACCGCCCAGGAGCCGGAGATCCGGCGGGAGATGCAGGCCGAGATGTCGCGACGCGCGATGAACCACCGGAACAGGCGCGACGACCAGGTCACGCTGAGCGTCGCGGCCAGGTTGGCGAAGTTGTTCCTGGACATGGGAAAACGCTTCGGCACGCCAGTGGGCGAGGCGATCAGCCTCAAGCACCACCTGAGCCACGTCGAACTGGGTGACCTCATCGGAGCCAGCCGCACGGCGGTGCACGGCGCGATGGCGGAGCTCGTTCGGAACAAGCTCATCTCGCAGCGACGCCATGGGGCCGACCTGCTCGACCTCCAGGCGTTGGCCCGCCTGGCAGATTGA
- a CDS encoding ParB N-terminal domain-containing protein: MNPLLDNLEDRDGSSALGELGEADDDRVAVPIPLAAITRCIQVCGVDASEEDIAELAANIEDVGLLHPVEVNSNGDGTYTLVKGNSRRLAHLQLGKETIPAFVDPRPSTEELLAEFIRAQASENAHRKHLTILETLNTINRLTEPPCSCSRNQVGRIMRLPYTTL, encoded by the coding sequence ATGAACCCGTTGCTGGACAACTTGGAGGACAGGGACGGCAGTTCGGCGCTCGGTGAGCTCGGGGAAGCCGACGACGACCGCGTGGCCGTCCCGATCCCGCTGGCTGCCATCACGCGCTGCATCCAGGTTTGCGGTGTCGACGCGAGCGAGGAGGACATCGCCGAGCTGGCGGCCAACATCGAGGACGTAGGGCTGCTGCACCCAGTCGAGGTCAACTCGAACGGCGACGGCACCTACACCTTGGTCAAGGGCAACAGCCGCCGCCTGGCCCACCTCCAGCTCGGCAAGGAGACCATCCCGGCCTTCGTGGACCCGAGGCCCTCCACGGAGGAACTCCTGGCCGAGTTCATCCGGGCGCAGGCATCGGAGAACGCACACCGCAAACACCTGACGATCTTGGAGACCCTGAACACCATCAACCGCCTCACCGAGCCGCCGTGCTCGTGCAGCCGCAACCAGGTCGGCCGGATCATGCGGTTGCCGTACACCACGCTCTAG
- a CDS encoding trypsin-like serine protease, translating to MVAAVTVVSAGEIGAGSGTIAQAAVGEPVAPNADMFLAKVEVGGHVRSCSGVLVAPQWVLTARSCFAEPGKESDVRPGPPALLTTVTVGRNPRSGKSGYSAPVLEVVPRDDRDVALVKLAFPVTDIAPVPLTASAPGDSEVLRLAGYGRTATKWVPGAPHSGTYGVTSVAGATVAVSPSSTTASICKGDAGGPALRQRGQAVELLGLVSTSWQGGCLGETETRRTATLARVDTLADWVRTTTTERPNPLAFAWRHQLHVFSRAQNGELSHWWMNRGGGVERGSWGGELAGNPTGFIDGEQQHVFGRGPDGSLRHWIWDARVPERVGQETWHGPKITGDPVAYVWKGEQHVFARAEDGSLAHWIWSGSLRNDSWGGQLVGNPAGFAHGEQQHVFARDKDSRLVHWYWDARAERLTSEVWQGPKLSSDPTGYLWQGQQHVFARGLNGSLEHWQWSDRFWQDNWGGQIEGRPAGFPYGEQQHAFGRGPGGELRHWYWDARTQGEVVRETWQGARLASDPSAHVWFDEQQVFAFTMSPDGELGHWWWENGKPVQHDTWGK from the coding sequence GTGGTCGCAGCGGTGACTGTGGTGAGCGCAGGTGAGATAGGGGCTGGTTCCGGGACCATCGCACAGGCTGCGGTGGGAGAGCCTGTCGCGCCGAACGCTGACATGTTTCTGGCGAAGGTAGAAGTCGGCGGGCATGTACGCAGTTGTTCCGGTGTCCTGGTGGCTCCGCAGTGGGTGCTCACCGCCCGCAGTTGCTTCGCCGAGCCGGGCAAGGAGTCGGACGTTCGACCGGGCCCACCGGCATTGCTCACCACCGTCACCGTGGGCCGCAATCCGCGTTCGGGCAAGTCTGGCTACAGCGCTCCGGTGCTGGAGGTCGTGCCCAGGGACGATCGGGATGTCGCCCTGGTCAAGCTGGCCTTCCCGGTCACCGACATCGCCCCGGTGCCGTTGACCGCCTCGGCGCCCGGTGACAGCGAGGTGCTGCGGCTGGCCGGTTACGGGCGCACCGCCACCAAGTGGGTGCCGGGCGCTCCGCACAGCGGAACCTACGGCGTGACCTCCGTGGCCGGTGCCACGGTCGCGGTCTCGCCCTCCTCCACCACGGCCAGCATCTGCAAGGGGGACGCGGGCGGGCCTGCGCTGCGGCAGCGCGGGCAGGCGGTGGAGTTGCTCGGGCTGGTCAGCACTTCCTGGCAAGGCGGCTGCCTGGGCGAGACCGAGACCCGGCGCACCGCCACCCTGGCGCGGGTGGACACCCTGGCCGACTGGGTGCGCACCACCACCACAGAGCGCCCGAACCCGCTGGCGTTTGCGTGGCGGCACCAGTTGCACGTCTTCTCCCGCGCACAGAACGGGGAGCTCTCCCACTGGTGGATGAACCGTGGGGGCGGGGTGGAGCGTGGTTCCTGGGGCGGGGAGCTGGCCGGCAATCCAACGGGGTTCATCGACGGCGAGCAGCAGCACGTCTTCGGCCGCGGCCCCGACGGCAGCCTGCGCCATTGGATCTGGGATGCCAGGGTGCCGGAGCGGGTCGGGCAGGAGACGTGGCACGGTCCGAAGATCACCGGTGATCCGGTGGCCTATGTCTGGAAGGGCGAGCAGCACGTCTTCGCTCGCGCTGAGGACGGGTCGCTGGCGCACTGGATCTGGTCGGGTTCGCTGCGCAATGACTCCTGGGGTGGTCAGCTGGTCGGCAACCCGGCCGGGTTCGCCCATGGGGAGCAGCAGCACGTTTTCGCCAGGGACAAGGACTCGCGGCTGGTGCACTGGTATTGGGATGCCCGTGCCGAGCGGCTGACCTCTGAGGTGTGGCAGGGGCCGAAGCTCAGCAGTGATCCCACCGGTTATCTCTGGCAGGGACAGCAGCACGTCTTCGCCCGGGGGTTGAACGGCAGCCTGGAGCACTGGCAGTGGTCGGACAGGTTCTGGCAGGACAACTGGGGCGGGCAGATCGAAGGCCGGCCTGCTGGGTTCCCCTATGGTGAGCAGCAGCACGCTTTCGGTCGCGGCCCGGGTGGGGAACTGCGCCACTGGTACTGGGATGCGCGGACTCAGGGTGAGGTCGTTCGGGAGACCTGGCAGGGCGCGCGGCTTGCCAGCGACCCGAGTGCGCATGTGTGGTTCGACGAGCAGCAGGTGTTCGCCTTCACGATGAGCCCGGATGGCGAGCTGGGGCACTGGTGGTGGGAGAACGGCAAACCCGTCCAGCACGACACCTGGGGCAAGTGA
- a CDS encoding Crp/Fnr family transcriptional regulator, translating into MEIIDRNGLVPVPLNHRVTSSCLFRSLSPAQASELRREMRFTAYEPGEPMFLEGEEHDRVHLICSGRVKLSRTVEEQSHYLRALVGAGDFAGLPLHLDSGPRDMNAIPATEVMAASISCEELRSWCLWVPAIGLDLARERHARAREFELRALHLALHDTAARLARLLIALAERFGATVDGVLRVEHQLTQEELAQLIGCSRETACKSIQHFVTRGWIRVTDDGVHVLQPLQLLRRAR; encoded by the coding sequence ATGGAGATCATCGACCGCAACGGCCTCGTGCCGGTCCCGCTGAACCACAGGGTGACCTCGTCCTGCCTGTTCCGCAGCCTCAGTCCCGCCCAAGCGAGCGAGCTGCGACGGGAGATGCGGTTCACCGCCTACGAGCCGGGTGAGCCGATGTTCCTCGAAGGTGAGGAGCACGACCGGGTTCACCTCATCTGCTCAGGGAGGGTGAAGCTGAGCCGGACGGTCGAGGAGCAGTCGCACTACCTGCGTGCGCTCGTCGGAGCGGGCGACTTCGCCGGCCTGCCGCTGCACCTGGACTCCGGACCACGGGACATGAACGCGATCCCGGCAACGGAGGTGATGGCGGCCAGCATCAGTTGCGAGGAGTTGCGATCCTGGTGCCTGTGGGTACCGGCGATCGGCCTGGATCTCGCCCGCGAGCGACATGCCCGTGCTCGCGAATTCGAGCTCCGCGCGCTGCACCTGGCGCTGCACGACACTGCGGCTCGCCTGGCCCGGTTGCTGATCGCCCTGGCGGAGCGCTTCGGCGCCACCGTCGACGGCGTTCTCCGGGTTGAGCACCAGTTGACCCAGGAGGAGCTGGCCCAGTTGATCGGATGCAGCAGGGAGACCGCCTGCAAGTCGATCCAGCACTTCGTGACGCGGGGCTGGATCCGTGTGACTGACGACGGTGTGCACGTGCTTCAGCCATTGCAGCTCTTGCGACGGGCGCGCTGA